The Henckelia pumila isolate YLH828 chromosome 2, ASM3356847v2, whole genome shotgun sequence genome includes a window with the following:
- the LOC140883750 gene encoding thioredoxin-like 1-2, chloroplastic → MSYCLNPGFSISGPSETISKNRAKGSLKVCSSIGTLQFKENKSNDFLGKTLDASDQRSVTELMIKTSKNHPLTVNAQGLSFMSKALKWWEKSLQPNMIEINSAQEFVDSLSNAEDKLVVVDFYSPGCGGCKALHPKICQMAELNPDTIFVMVNYEQHKAMCYALHVHVLPFFRFYRGAEGRLCSFSCTNATINKFKVAMVKHGTDRCSLGPTKGLNESELLALASNDLISRDLLPPNLREDNEAEELVLQGNLKGSALSKDDGKIKGDALLVV, encoded by the exons ATGTCTTATTGTTTGAATCCCGGTTTCTCAATTTCTGGGCCCAGTGAGACCATATCCAAGAACAGAGCCAAAGGTTCTCTGAAGGTTTGTTCTTCTATTGGGACTCTACAATTCAAGGAGAACAAATCGAATGATTTCTTGGGCAAAACCCTCGATGCCTCGGATCAAAGAAGTGTTACCGAGTTGATGATTAAAACTTCGAAGAATCATCCTTTGACCGTCAAT GCTCAAGGTTTGTCTTTTATGAGCAAAGCTCTTAAATGGTGGGAAAAGTCCCTTCAACCGAACATGATAGAGATCAATTCAGCTCAAGAATTTGTGGATTCTTTGTCTAATGCTGAAGACAAATTGGTTGTAGTTGACTTTTATTCTCCTGGTTGTGGGGGCTGCAAAGCTTTGCATCCTAAG ATATGTCAGATGGCTGAATTGAATCCAGATACCATTTTTGTAATGGTTAATTATGAGCAGCACAAGGCTATGTGCTATGCCCTTCATGTCCACGTTTTGCCCTTCTTCAGATTTTACAGAGGTGCAGAGGGCAGGCTGTGTAGCTTCAGTTGCACCAATGCAACA atCAACAAATTTAAGGTTGCAATGGTTAAACATGGGACGGATCGATGCAGTCTTGGCCCCACTAAAGGTTTAAACGAATCAGAACTATTGGCCTTGGCCTCGAACGATCTGATATCGAGAGATTTGCTGCCGCCGAATTTGAGGGAGGATAATGAAGCTGAAGAGTTGGTTCTTCAAGGAAATTTGAAAGGAAGTGCATTGAGCAAAGACGATGGTAAGATAAAAGGGGATGCCCTGTTGGTGGTTTAG